The Verrucomicrobiota bacterium genome includes a region encoding these proteins:
- a CDS encoding efflux RND transporter permease subunit: AAVEAARLRLRPILMTSFAFTLGVWPLVIALGAGSEMRQALGTAVFSGMLGVTLFGIFLTPVFFSVIMKFFGPRPASKAAPAPSPTELQHAG; this comes from the coding sequence GGCGGCGGTGGAAGCCGCCCGGTTGCGGTTGCGCCCGATTCTGATGACGTCCTTTGCGTTCACCCTGGGCGTCTGGCCGTTGGTGATTGCGTTAGGGGCCGGCTCGGAGATGCGCCAGGCGCTGGGCACGGCGGTCTTCAGCGGCATGCTCGGCGTGACGCTGTTCGGGATCTTTTTAACGCCGGTGTTCTTTTCGGTGATCATGAAGTTTTTTGGGCCCCGGCCCGCATCCAAGGCCGCCCCGGCGCCAAGCCCAACGGAGCTGCAACACGCCGGCTGA